Proteins encoded together in one Mus musculus strain C57BL/6J chromosome 16, GRCm38.p6 C57BL/6J window:
- the Mpv17l gene encoding mpv17-like protein isoform 1 (isoform 1 is encoded by transcript variant 1) produces MASWWRAFPQAARRYPWPTNVLLYAGLFSAGDALQQRLRGGPADWRQTRRVATLAVTFHGNFNYVWLRLLERALPGRAPRTVLAKVLCDQTVGGPIALSAFYVGMSVLQGKDDIFLDLKQKFWNTYKSGLMYWPFVQLTNFSLVPVHWRTAYTGLCAFLWATFLCFSQQSGDGTLQSIFIFLRRKEASDKSPEK; encoded by the exons ATGGCGAGCTGGTGGCGCGCGTTTCCACAGGCAGCACGGCGCTATCCGTGGCCCACTAACGTGCTGCTCTACGCCGGGCTCTTCTCGGCGGGTGATGCCCTGCAGCAGCGACTGCGGGGAGGCCCAGCCGACTGGCGCCAGACGCGTCGCGTGGCCACTCTGGCCGTGACCTTCCACGGAAACTTCAACTACGTGTGGCTGCGCCTACTGGAGCGCGCCCTGCCAGGCCGCGCGCCGCGCACGGTCCTGGCCAAGGTGCTATGCGATCAGACTGTCGGAGGGCCGATAGCCCTCTCTGCCTTCTACGTCG GCATGAGCGTTCTCCAGGGGAAGGATGACATATTTTTGGACCTGAAGCAGAAATTCTGGAATACGTATAAG AGTGGTCTCATGTACTGGCCCTTTGTGCAG CTGACCAACTTCAGCCTTGTCCCTGTGCACTGGAGGACAGCATATACGGGACTCTGTGCCTTTCTCTGGGCCACCTTCCTATGCTTTTCACAGCAGAGCGGCGATGGTACACTGCAGTCCATATTCATCTTCCTTCGCAGGAAGGAGGCGAGTGATAAGTCCCCAGAGAAGTGA
- the Mpv17l gene encoding mpv17-like protein isoform X2, with protein sequence MSVLQGKDDIFLDLKQKFWNTYKSGLMYWPFVQLTNFSLVPVHWRTAYTGLCAFLWATFLCFSQQSGDGTLQSIFIFLRRKEASDKSPEK encoded by the exons ATGAGCGTTCTCCAGGGGAAGGATGACATATTTTTGGACCTGAAGCAGAAATTCTGGAATACGTATAAG AGTGGTCTCATGTACTGGCCCTTTGTGCAG CTGACCAACTTCAGCCTTGTCCCTGTGCACTGGAGGACAGCATATACGGGACTCTGTGCCTTTCTCTGGGCCACCTTCCTATGCTTTTCACAGCAGAGCGGCGATGGTACACTGCAGTCCATATTCATCTTCCTTCGCAGGAAGGAGGCGAGTGATAAGTCCCCAGAGAAGTGA
- the Mpv17l gene encoding mpv17-like protein isoform 2 (isoform 2 is encoded by transcript variant 2), translating into MASWWRAFPQAARRYPWPTNVLLYAGLFSAGDALQQRLRGGPADWRQTRRVATLAVTFHGNFNYVWLRLLERALPGRAPRTVLAKVLCDQTVGGPIALSAFYVGMSVLQGKDDIFLDLKQKFWNTYKHSNQAFLHSRVVSCTGPLCS; encoded by the exons ATGGCGAGCTGGTGGCGCGCGTTTCCACAGGCAGCACGGCGCTATCCGTGGCCCACTAACGTGCTGCTCTACGCCGGGCTCTTCTCGGCGGGTGATGCCCTGCAGCAGCGACTGCGGGGAGGCCCAGCCGACTGGCGCCAGACGCGTCGCGTGGCCACTCTGGCCGTGACCTTCCACGGAAACTTCAACTACGTGTGGCTGCGCCTACTGGAGCGCGCCCTGCCAGGCCGCGCGCCGCGCACGGTCCTGGCCAAGGTGCTATGCGATCAGACTGTCGGAGGGCCGATAGCCCTCTCTGCCTTCTACGTCG GCATGAGCGTTCTCCAGGGGAAGGATGACATATTTTTGGACCTGAAGCAGAAATTCTGGAATACGTATAAG CATTCTAACCAGGCTTTCCTTCATTCCAGAGTGGTCTCATGTACTGGCCCTTTGTGCAG CTGA
- the Mpv17l gene encoding mpv17-like protein isoform 3 (isoform 3 is encoded by transcript variant 3) — protein sequence MRYPPGMSVLQGKDDIFLDLKQKFWNTYKSGLMYWPFVQLTNFSLVPVHWRTAYTGLCAFLWATFLCFSQQSGDGTLQSIFIFLRRKEASDKSPEK from the exons GCATGAGCGTTCTCCAGGGGAAGGATGACATATTTTTGGACCTGAAGCAGAAATTCTGGAATACGTATAAG AGTGGTCTCATGTACTGGCCCTTTGTGCAG CTGACCAACTTCAGCCTTGTCCCTGTGCACTGGAGGACAGCATATACGGGACTCTGTGCCTTTCTCTGGGCCACCTTCCTATGCTTTTCACAGCAGAGCGGCGATGGTACACTGCAGTCCATATTCATCTTCCTTCGCAGGAAGGAGGCGAGTGATAAGTCCCCAGAGAAGTGA